The proteins below come from a single Fusobacterium nucleatum genomic window:
- a CDS encoding sodium-dependent transporter — MGAVEKRDGFTTKWGFILACIGSAVGMGNIWRFPVLVSELGGMTFLIPYFIFVILIGSTGVIEEFALGRAAGAGPVGAFGMCTEMKGNRSIGEKIGIIPILGSLSLAIGYSCVMGWVFKYAWMSINGSMYAMQSNMEVIGSTFGQTASAWGANFWIIIALIASFAIMSMGVSGGIEKANKIMMPVLFILFVLLGIYIVFQPGSSNGYKYIFTVNFEGLLNPKIWIFAFGQAFFSLSVAGHGSVIYGSYLSKSEDIPNSARNVALFDTLAALLAAFVIIPAMAVGGAELSSGGPGLMFIYLVNIMNNMAGGRIIEVVFYLCILFAGVSSIINLYEAPVAFLQEKFKANRITATAIIHVIGCIVAICIQGIVSQWMDVVSIYICPLGALLAAVMFFWVAGKEFAEEAVNMGAKKKIGAWFYPAGKYVYCLLALVALIAGALLGGIG; from the coding sequence ATGGGTGCTGTTGAAAAGCGTGATGGTTTTACTACAAAATGGGGCTTTATCTTAGCTTGTATTGGTTCTGCTGTTGGAATGGGAAATATATGGAGATTTCCTGTTCTAGTTTCTGAATTAGGTGGAATGACTTTCTTAATTCCTTATTTTATTTTTGTAATTCTTATTGGCTCAACTGGAGTTATAGAGGAATTTGCCTTAGGTCGTGCAGCTGGTGCTGGTCCTGTTGGAGCATTTGGAATGTGTACTGAAATGAAAGGAAACAGAAGTATAGGAGAAAAAATTGGAATAATTCCTATCTTAGGTTCTTTATCTCTTGCAATAGGTTATTCTTGTGTAATGGGCTGGGTTTTTAAATATGCTTGGATGTCAATTAATGGCTCTATGTATGCTATGCAATCAAATATGGAAGTAATAGGTTCTACTTTTGGTCAAACTGCTTCTGCATGGGGAGCTAACTTTTGGATAATTATTGCATTAATAGCAAGTTTTGCTATTATGTCAATGGGAGTTTCTGGTGGTATAGAAAAAGCAAATAAAATTATGATGCCTGTATTATTTATTTTATTTGTCTTATTAGGAATATATATAGTATTTCAACCAGGCTCTTCTAATGGTTATAAATATATCTTTACTGTAAATTTTGAAGGACTTTTGAATCCAAAAATTTGGATTTTTGCTTTCGGACAAGCATTCTTTTCTCTTTCAGTTGCAGGACATGGTTCTGTTATTTATGGCTCATATTTAAGTAAGAGTGAAGATATCCCTAACTCTGCTAGAAATGTCGCCTTATTTGATACTTTGGCTGCTTTACTTGCTGCTTTTGTAATTATTCCAGCAATGGCTGTTGGAGGAGCTGAATTATCTTCTGGTGGACCTGGACTTATGTTTATTTATTTAGTTAATATTATGAATAACATGGCTGGTGGAAGAATTATAGAAGTTGTTTTTTATCTATGTATTCTTTTTGCAGGAGTTAGCTCAATTATCAATTTATATGAAGCACCTGTTGCTTTCTTACAAGAAAAATTTAAAGCTAATCGTATTACAGCAACTGCAATTATCCATGTTATAGGTTGTATAGTTGCTATCTGTATACAAGGTATAGTTTCTCAATGGATGGATGTTGTTTCTATATATATTTGTCCATTAGGAGCATTGCTTGCTGCTGTTATGTTTTTCTGGGTTGCAGGAAAAGAATTTGCTGAGGAAGCTGTCAATATGGGAGCAAAGAAAAAAATTGGAGCTTGGTTCTATCCAGCTGGTAAATATGTATACTGCCTTTTAGCTCTTGTTGCATTAATAGCTGGTGCACTTCTTGGAGGAATAGGATAA
- a CDS encoding tryptophanase, translating to MKEYLLDVPVPRSFSYVKRNIPEVTVEQRERTLKATHYNEFAFPAGMLTVDMLSDSGTTAMTDQQWSAMFLGDESYGRNKGYYVLLDAMRDCFERGDNQKKIINLVRTDCQDIEKMMNEMYLCEYEGGLFNGGAAQLERPNAFLMPQGRAAESILFEIVRKILAAREPGKVFTIPSNGHFDTTEGNIKQMGSVPRNLYNKELLYEVPEGGRYEKNPFKGDMDINKLQKLIDAVGVENIPMIYTTVTNNTICGQAVSMKSIRETAKIAHKYEIPFMLDAARWAENCYFIKMNEDGYRDKSIPEIAKEMFSYCDGFTASLKKDGHANMGGILAFRDKGYFWKKFSDFNEDGTVKTDVGILLKVKQISSYGNDSYGSMSGRDIMALAAGLYECCNFNYLQERVEQCNYLAEGFYKAGVKGVVLPAGGHGVYINMDEFFDGKRGHETFAGEGFSLELIRRYGIRVSELGDYSMEYDLKTPEQQAEVANVVRFAINRSVYSQEHLDYVIAAVKALYEDRESIPNMRIVSGHNLPMRHFHAFLEPYPNEEK from the coding sequence ATGAAAGAATATTTACTTGATGTCCCAGTACCACGCTCTTTTTCTTATGTTAAACGTAACATTCCTGAAGTAACAGTTGAACAAAGGGAACGTACTTTAAAAGCAACTCACTACAATGAATTTGCTTTTCCTGCTGGAATGCTAACAGTGGATATGTTATCAGATTCAGGAACTACTGCTATGACAGATCAACAATGGTCTGCTATGTTTTTAGGTGATGAATCTTATGGAAGAAACAAAGGTTATTATGTATTACTTGATGCAATGAGAGATTGTTTTGAAAGAGGAGATAATCAAAAAAAGATTATCAACCTAGTTCGTACTGATTGTCAAGACATAGAAAAAATGATGAATGAAATGTATCTATGTGAATATGAAGGTGGACTATTCAATGGAGGAGCTGCTCAACTTGAAAGACCTAATGCTTTTTTAATGCCACAAGGTCGTGCAGCAGAATCTATCTTATTTGAAATAGTTCGTAAAATACTTGCTGCTCGTGAACCAGGAAAAGTATTTACTATTCCATCTAATGGACACTTTGATACAACAGAAGGAAATATCAAACAAATGGGCTCTGTACCTCGTAACTTATATAATAAAGAATTATTATATGAAGTTCCAGAAGGTGGTCGTTATGAAAAAAATCCTTTCAAAGGAGATATGGATATAAATAAATTACAAAAATTAATAGATGCTGTTGGAGTAGAAAATATTCCTATGATATATACAACAGTAACTAATAACACTATCTGTGGTCAAGCAGTGTCTATGAAAAGTATTAGAGAAACTGCAAAAATTGCCCATAAATATGAAATTCCATTTATGTTAGATGCTGCAAGATGGGCTGAAAACTGTTACTTTATAAAGATGAATGAAGATGGATATAGAGATAAATCTATTCCTGAAATTGCAAAAGAAATGTTCTCTTACTGTGATGGATTCACTGCTTCTCTTAAAAAAGATGGACATGCTAATATGGGAGGAATTTTGGCTTTCCGTGATAAAGGATATTTCTGGAAAAAATTCTCTGATTTCAATGAAGATGGAACAGTTAAGACAGATGTAGGAATCTTATTAAAAGTTAAACAAATATCTTCTTATGGTAATGACTCTTATGGAAGTATGTCAGGTCGTGATATTATGGCACTTGCTGCTGGACTTTATGAATGTTGTAATTTTAACTACTTACAAGAAAGAGTTGAACAATGTAATTATCTAGCTGAAGGGTTCTATAAAGCTGGAGTTAAAGGAGTTGTTTTACCAGCAGGAGGACATGGAGTTTACATAAATATGGACGAGTTCTTTGATGGAAAAAGAGGACATGAAACATTTGCAGGAGAAGGATTCAGTCTTGAACTTATTAGAAGATATGGAATTCGTGTTTCTGAACTAGGAGATTATTCTATGGAATATGATTTAAAAACTCCTGAACAACAAGCTGAAGTTGCGAATGTTGTAAGATTTGCAATAAATAGAAGTGTTTATTCACAAGAACATCTTGACTATGTTATTGCAGCTGTAAAAGCTCTTTATGAAGATAGAGAAAGTATTCCTAATATGAGAATTGTTTCTGGACATAATCTACCTATGAGACATTTCCATGCTTTCTTGGAACCTTATCCAAATGAAGAAAAATAA
- a CDS encoding helix-turn-helix transcriptional regulator, with amino-acid sequence MRNELLNQYKILVNFLGKTLGPSFEIVLHEIKGEEVKMIAIANGEISNRTLENSISTETLNILKNKSYHNEESMVNHTVLLKNGKKVRSSSMFIKENQKIIGMLCINFDDSKFHDINCQILRIIHPDMFVKNYLSDVSYNILVDENKNKSNEENSTDNIENFMEKIFQEVNLKFNYPLERLSKQEREKIVKALYKKGIFNLKDAINFVAKKLSCSPTTIYRYVGKIEKV; translated from the coding sequence ATGAGAAATGAATTATTAAATCAATATAAAATACTAGTTAATTTTTTAGGAAAAACATTGGGACCATCTTTTGAAATAGTTTTACATGAAATAAAGGGTGAGGAAGTTAAAATGATAGCCATAGCCAATGGTGAAATTAGTAATAGAACATTAGAAAATTCAATTTCAACTGAAACTTTAAATATTTTAAAAAATAAATCTTATCATAATGAAGAAAGTATGGTAAATCATACAGTTTTATTAAAGAATGGAAAGAAAGTTCGTTCTTCCAGTATGTTTATTAAAGAAAACCAAAAAATTATTGGAATGCTATGTATTAACTTTGATGATAGTAAGTTCCATGATATAAACTGCCAAATTTTAAGAATAATTCATCCTGATATGTTTGTTAAAAATTATTTGTCAGATGTTTCATATAATATTTTAGTAGATGAAAATAAGAATAAAAGTAATGAAGAAAATTCAACTGATAATATAGAAAATTTTATGGAAAAAATATTTCAAGAGGTTAATTTGAAATTTAATTATCCTTTGGAAAGATTGAGTAAACAAGAAAGAGAAAAAATTGTGAAAGCACTATATAAAAAAGGAATTTTTAATTTAAAAGATGCAATTAATTTTGTTGCTAAAAAATTATCTTGTTCTCCTACAACTATATATAGATATGTGGGGAAGATTGAAAAGGTGTGA
- a CDS encoding BspA family leucine-rich repeat surface protein, with product MRKILLLFMMLLFAISASSKDFKYHPKTKDELKELIENETIYLGDIDTSAITDMSYLFIRERKKIDSCGTAFQYETTKRKNFSGIGKWDTSNVTDMRGLFYNLKNFNEDISAWNTSKVEDMLSMFEDADNFNQALNNWDVSKVKTMKNMFRGAISFNQPLNRWNVSEVIDMSEMFEAAYKFNQALNSWDVSNVKDMSYMFNNAKVFNKPLDNWNVSNVEDMSHMFSNAKKFNQPINSWNVSKVEYMDYMFDEAKSFNQSLNLWDVSNVKNMHCMFCEAKSFNQDLSMWKVRGSADTINMFLGSPLENREPKWEGH from the coding sequence ATGAGAAAGATACTGTTGTTATTTATGATGTTATTATTTGCAATATCTGCTAGTTCAAAAGATTTTAAATATCATCCAAAAACAAAAGATGAACTTAAAGAGTTAATTGAAAATGAAACTATCTATCTTGGTGATATAGATACATCAGCTATTACAGATATGTCCTATTTGTTTATAAGAGAAAGAAAGAAAATTGATAGCTGTGGAACGGCTTTTCAATATGAAACTACAAAAAGAAAAAACTTTTCAGGAATAGGGAAATGGGATACTTCAAATGTAACTGATATGAGAGGCTTGTTTTACAACTTAAAAAATTTTAATGAAGATATATCAGCTTGGAATACATCAAAAGTAGAAGATATGTTAAGTATGTTTGAGGATGCAGATAACTTTAATCAAGCACTAAATAATTGGGATGTATCAAAAGTAAAAACAATGAAAAATATGTTTAGAGGGGCTATTTCATTTAATCAACCATTAAATAGATGGAATGTAAGTGAAGTAATAGATATGTCAGAAATGTTTGAAGCTGCCTATAAATTCAATCAAGCGCTTAATTCATGGGATGTATCCAATGTAAAAGATATGTCATATATGTTTAATAATGCAAAAGTGTTTAATAAACCATTAGATAATTGGAATGTATCTAATGTTGAAGATATGAGTCATATGTTTAGTAATGCAAAAAAATTCAATCAGCCTATCAATTCTTGGAATGTATCAAAAGTAGAGTATATGGATTATATGTTTGATGAAGCTAAATCATTTAATCAAAGTCTTAATCTTTGGGATGTTTCTAATGTAAAAAATATGCATTGTATGTTTTGTGAAGCAAAAAGTTTTAATCAAGATTTAAGTATGTGGAAAGTAAGAGGGTCAGCTGATACTATAAATATGTTTCTAGGTTCACCTTTAGAAAATAGGGAACCTAAATGGGAAGGACATTAA
- a CDS encoding type II toxin-antitoxin system RelB/DinJ family antitoxin, protein MMSNINVMVDEEITKEATEIFTKLGFDMNTAINIFLRSAIRKKGIPFDLLVDEVDDFANFNDETIEAIEEAERICKDPNRKRFSSSKELREAFGI, encoded by the coding sequence ATGATGTCAAATATAAATGTAATGGTAGATGAGGAAATAACAAAAGAAGCAACAGAAATTTTTACAAAATTAGGTTTTGATATGAATACTGCTATTAATATTTTTTTAAGAAGTGCTATAAGAAAAAAGGGGATTCCATTTGATTTATTAGTTGATGAAGTTGATGATTTTGCTAATTTTAATGATGAAACTATTGAAGCTATTGAAGAAGCTGAAAGAATATGCAAAGATCCTAACAGAAAAAGATTTTCTTCTTCAAAAGAATTAAGAGAGGCATTTGGAATATGA
- a CDS encoding type II toxin-antitoxin system YafQ family toxin has protein sequence MSKKEIKYQLDPTNKYLNDLKLAKKQGKNLDKLDEIVDILAAGKQLESKYKDHKLNGKYQGYRECHIEADWLLIYKKFDNILVLILLRTGSHSELF, from the coding sequence ATGAGTAAGAAAGAAATAAAATATCAGTTAGATCCTACCAATAAATATCTAAATGACCTAAAATTAGCAAAAAAGCAAGGGAAGAATTTAGATAAACTTGATGAAATAGTAGATATTTTAGCAGCTGGAAAACAGCTGGAATCTAAATATAAAGACCATAAATTAAACGGGAAATATCAAGGTTATAGAGAATGTCATATTGAAGCTGATTGGCTGCTAATTTATAAAAAATTTGACAATATATTAGTCTTAATTTTATTGAGAACAGGCAGTCATTCAGAATTATTTTAA
- a CDS encoding DUF5105 domain-containing protein — MRKILKTLLFSFMLISSFMLVSCGEKKEELTGLHKEFDIIFNKVKEEGVSEFNANKEEIAKEAKNSTRNEKEEKAMLNTYEIMFEAFKGSTYSVENINDMGDKAELQIKVKTVDFIKLTEELLENYKSKNNVSEEEFLMESMEEMLKKVKKGKAPMIEQEMTVQMFKENDKWGIDDNTKNILMGKMFGSQKGTLFSF; from the coding sequence ATGAGAAAAATATTAAAAACATTATTATTTAGTTTTATGCTAATATCAAGTTTTATGCTAGTTAGTTGTGGAGAGAAAAAAGAAGAATTAACAGGTTTACACAAAGAATTTGACATAATTTTTAATAAAGTTAAAGAAGAAGGAGTTTCAGAATTCAATGCTAATAAAGAAGAAATAGCAAAAGAAGCAAAAAATTCAACTAGAAATGAGAAAGAAGAGAAAGCTATGCTTAATACCTATGAAATTATGTTTGAAGCATTCAAAGGTTCAACTTATAGTGTAGAGAATATTAATGATATGGGAGATAAAGCAGAACTACAAATAAAAGTTAAGACAGTTGATTTTATTAAACTTACAGAAGAATTACTAGAAAATTATAAAAGTAAAAATAATGTAAGTGAAGAAGAATTTTTGATGGAATCAATGGAAGAAATGCTTAAAAAAGTAAAAAAAGGAAAAGCACCAATGATAGAACAGGAGATGACTGTTCAAATGTTTAAAGAAAATGATAAATGGGGTATTGATGATAATACAAAAAATATTTTAATGGGAAAAATGTTTGGTTCTCAAAAAGGGACATTATTTAGTTTTTAA
- a CDS encoding high mobility group protein 1 — translation MSELEQKVETAFKPIVSDDRTAKQVDKIIESEEKITKKVEKNEYEGFANGFPDWSLEPPQVVVRRKK, via the coding sequence ATGTCAGAGTTGGAACAAAAAGTGGAAACTGCATTTAAACCCATAGTTTCAGATGATAGAACTGCTAAACAAGTAGATAAAATAATAGAATCAGAAGAAAAAATAACTAAAAAAGTTGAAAAAAATGAATACGAAGGTTTTGCAAATGGTTTTCCAGATTGGAGTTTAGAACCACCACAAGTAGTAGTAAGGAGGAAAAAATAA
- a CDS encoding AAA family ATPase translates to MSDIKRAKELLKRYSSARIPFIVINTMERDRTLEVLKEVADELTISFFVHTMSKGIYDISSGKILSEDKSIYSGIDYMSDQMKRRQNLTLILTGIPDISSENTDAKQLFDLVTHANETGGSIIVFTNGGVWNQLQRLGMTLKIDNPNEEEMYDIIKKYIDDYRNEITIEWEESDIREAASILNGVTRIEAENVIATLIAKREITREDMDEVRFAKDRLFSNISGLEKIDVDESIISVGGLTGLRKWLDEKKELLKVEKKDLLKSKGLRSPRGILLVGVPGCGKSLSAKAISASWKLPLYRLDFATVQGSYVGQSEQQLKDALTTAENVSPCILWIDEIEKGLSGAGSSNDGGVSTRMVGQFLFWLQESKKQVFVVATANDVSMLPSELLRRGRFDELFFIDLPTSEERFDIIKMYMRKYLSLDFTGELADKIVEMTEGFTGADLESTVRDLAYRVIANDDFVLDEKNVVQAFTNVVPLSQTSPEKISAIRDWGKERAVPASGKPIGAEEIKTNTESRTRKLLV, encoded by the coding sequence ATGAGCGATATAAAAAGAGCAAAAGAACTATTAAAAAGATATTCAAGTGCTAGAATACCTTTTATTGTGATTAATACTATGGAAAGAGATAGAACACTTGAAGTCTTGAAAGAAGTTGCAGATGAATTGACTATATCATTTTTTGTACATACTATGTCAAAGGGAATATATGATATTTCAAGTGGAAAGATTTTAAGTGAAGATAAATCTATATATAGTGGAATAGACTATATGAGTGATCAGATGAAAAGACGACAAAATTTGACATTAATATTAACTGGAATACCAGATATCAGTTCTGAAAATACAGATGCAAAGCAATTATTTGACTTGGTTACTCATGCCAATGAAACAGGTGGAAGTATAATAGTTTTTACTAATGGTGGAGTATGGAACCAGTTACAAAGATTGGGAATGACTTTAAAAATAGATAATCCTAACGAAGAAGAAATGTATGATATTATAAAAAAATATATAGATGATTACAGAAATGAAATTACTATTGAATGGGAAGAATCAGATATTAGAGAAGCAGCTTCTATACTAAATGGAGTTACTAGAATAGAAGCAGAAAATGTTATAGCAACCTTGATTGCAAAAAGAGAAATTACAAGAGAAGATATGGATGAGGTAAGATTTGCAAAGGATAGGTTGTTTTCTAATATATCTGGTTTAGAAAAGATAGATGTTGATGAAAGCATAATCAGTGTTGGAGGGTTAACAGGGCTTAGAAAGTGGCTTGATGAAAAGAAAGAACTTTTAAAAGTTGAGAAAAAAGATTTATTGAAATCAAAAGGACTTCGTTCACCAAGAGGAATATTGCTTGTTGGAGTTCCAGGCTGTGGAAAATCATTGTCAGCAAAAGCAATATCTGCAAGTTGGAAATTACCACTATATAGATTAGATTTTGCAACTGTTCAAGGCAGTTATGTTGGACAATCTGAACAACAATTAAAAGATGCTTTAACAACAGCAGAAAATGTTTCTCCTTGTATACTTTGGATAGATGAAATTGAAAAAGGATTGTCAGGAGCAGGAAGCTCAAATGACGGAGGAGTTTCTACAAGAATGGTAGGACAATTTTTATTTTGGTTACAAGAATCCAAAAAACAAGTTTTTGTTGTAGCAACAGCTAATGATGTTTCTATGTTACCATCAGAACTTTTAAGAAGAGGAAGATTCGATGAGCTATTTTTTATTGATTTACCTACATCTGAAGAAAGATTTGATATTATTAAGATGTATATGAGAAAATATTTAAGTTTAGATTTTACAGGAGAGTTAGCAGATAAAATAGTTGAAATGACAGAAGGTTTTACAGGAGCAGACTTAGAATCAACAGTCAGAGATTTAGCATATAGAGTTATAGCAAATGACGATTTTGTATTAGATGAAAAAAATGTAGTACAAGCTTTTACTAATGTAGTACCTCTATCTCAAACTAGTCCAGAAAAGATTTCTGCTATTAGAGATTGGGGAAAAGAAAGAGCAGTTCCTGCTTCTGGAAAACCAATTGGAGCAGAGGAAATTAAAACTAATACAGAATCAAGAACAAGAAAATTACTTGTCTAG
- the coaE gene encoding dephospho-CoA kinase (Dephospho-CoA kinase (CoaE) performs the final step in coenzyme A biosynthesis.), with protein sequence MIIGLTGGIASGKSTVSKYLAEKGFKVYDADKIAKDISEKKSVQEEIILTFGNKILDKNGNIDRKKLKEIVFENKEKLEKLNGIIHPKVINFYKELKERNTDKVIIFDVPLLFESGIDKFCNKILVIISDYEVQLNRIIERDKINRELAEKIIKSQLSNEERIKKADVVIENNSNLEDLFKKVERFCETI encoded by the coding sequence ATGATAATAGGTTTAACTGGTGGAATAGCTAGTGGAAAAAGCACGGTATCAAAATATTTAGCAGAAAAAGGTTTTAAAGTTTACGATGCTGATAAAATTGCTAAGGATATTTCAGAAAAAAAATCAGTTCAAGAAGAAATAATTTTAACTTTTGGAAATAAAATTTTAGATAAAAATGGAAATATTGATAGAAAAAAATTAAAAGAGATAGTTTTTGAAAATAAAGAAAAATTAGAGAAATTAAATGGTATAATACACCCAAAGGTTATCAATTTCTATAAGGAATTAAAAGAAAGAAATACTGATAAAGTAATAATTTTTGATGTACCACTATTATTTGAAAGTGGAATAGATAAATTTTGCAATAAGATTTTAGTTATTATTTCAGACTATGAAGTACAGTTAAATAGAATAATTGAAAGGGATAAAATAAATAGAGAACTAGCAGAAAAAATAATAAAATCTCAATTATCCAATGAAGAAAGAATAAAAAAGGCTGATGTAGTAATAGAGAATAATTCAAATTTAGAAGATTTATTTAAAAAAGTAGAAAGGTTTTGTGAAACAATATGA
- a CDS encoding peptidase U32 family protein — MKIVAPAGNMERFYSAISATADEIYLGLKGFGARRNAENFTVEELKKAIDYAHLRGSRIFLTLNTIMTNREIELLYPTLKDLYNYGLDAIIVQDIGYAEYLHKNFPSIEIHGSTQMTVANYYEINYLKELGFKRIVLPRELSFEEIKEIRKNTDIELEVFVSGSLCISFSGNCYMSSFIGGRSGNRGMCAQPCRKEYKTSCGEKSYFLSPKDQLYGIDEIKKLQEIGVESIKVEGRMKDVSYVYETVSYFRNLINGIDKEKNTPKLFNRGYSKGYFYDNDKTIMNRDYSYNIGEKIGEVIGKNIRLDEDIVSGDGITFVSKDYKNLGGTYINKIAYKNEKLILNSPDGTKYIFRNYNKRLNDEISKKLKSIDKKLEINFDFIAKLNEKLILKTYLKDKNGNRILNLEEISETLTQKAQKRAISEEDIKEKLLEIGDSEFTVKDIKVNIDENIFIPLSELKNLKRNTVEKFREKILSYFRRDLDRELKENNQEYFKLEIEKDEPKDLEVRVIVSNDEQKNFLESLKDEYNIKKIYYRTYDIAKQSKLSQHNLDNKLASNLYELLENKNSDVMLNWNMNIVNSYTINVLEKIKKLESFIISPEINFSKIRELGKTRLKKALLVYSKLKGMTIDVDIADNKNEVITNKENDKFNIIRNEYGTEIFLDKPLNIINIMEDIKKLNVDIVVLEFTTETIEDIKKVLKQLKTRKGEYREYNYKRGVY; from the coding sequence ATGAAGATAGTAGCACCAGCTGGGAATATGGAAAGATTTTACTCAGCCATAAGTGCAACAGCTGATGAAATATATTTGGGTTTAAAAGGTTTTGGAGCAAGAAGAAATGCTGAAAATTTTACAGTTGAGGAGTTAAAGAAAGCAATAGACTATGCCCATTTAAGAGGGAGCAGAATATTTTTAACTCTTAATACAATAATGACTAATAGAGAGATTGAACTTCTATATCCAACTTTAAAAGATTTATATAACTACGGTTTAGATGCAATAATAGTGCAAGATATTGGCTATGCAGAGTATTTACATAAAAACTTCCCTAGTATAGAAATTCATGGAAGTACACAGATGACAGTTGCCAATTATTATGAAATAAACTATTTAAAAGAATTAGGCTTTAAAAGAATAGTTTTACCAAGGGAACTAAGTTTTGAGGAGATAAAAGAAATTAGAAAAAATACTGATATAGAGCTTGAAGTCTTTGTATCAGGTTCACTTTGTATATCTTTTTCTGGTAATTGCTATATGAGTAGTTTTATAGGTGGAAGAAGTGGTAATCGTGGAATGTGTGCACAGCCTTGTAGAAAGGAATATAAAACTTCTTGTGGAGAAAAATCATATTTTCTAAGCCCTAAAGACCAGTTATATGGGATAGATGAAATAAAAAAGCTACAAGAAATTGGAGTAGAAAGTATAAAGGTTGAAGGTAGAATGAAAGATGTTTCCTATGTCTATGAAACAGTTTCTTATTTTAGAAATTTAATAAATGGAATAGATAAGGAAAAAAATACCCCTAAATTATTTAATAGAGGTTACTCAAAAGGCTATTTCTATGATAATGATAAAACTATTATGAATAGAGATTATTCATATAATATAGGTGAAAAAATAGGAGAAGTTATAGGTAAAAATATAAGGCTAGATGAAGATATAGTTTCAGGAGATGGAATAACCTTTGTTTCAAAGGATTATAAAAATCTTGGTGGAACATATATAAATAAGATAGCATATAAAAATGAAAAACTAATTTTGAATTCTCCAGATGGGACAAAATATATTTTTAGAAACTACAATAAAAGATTAAATGATGAGATTTCCAAAAAATTAAAGAGTATAGATAAAAAATTAGAAATAAATTTTGATTTCATTGCAAAATTAAATGAAAAGTTAATTTTAAAAACTTATTTAAAAGATAAAAATGGAAATAGAATTTTAAATTTAGAAGAAATTTCTGAAACTTTAACTCAAAAAGCACAGAAAAGAGCTATAAGTGAAGAGGATATAAAGGAAAAATTATTAGAGATTGGGGATAGTGAATTTACTGTCAAAGATATAAAGGTAAACATAGATGAGAATATTTTTATTCCATTGTCAGAATTAAAAAATCTAAAAAGAAATACAGTTGAAAAGTTTAGAGAAAAGATACTTTCATATTTTAGAAGAGATTTAGATAGGGAGTTAAAAGAAAATAATCAAGAATATTTTAAATTAGAGATAGAAAAAGATGAGCCAAAGGATTTAGAAGTAAGAGTGATAGTTTCTAATGATGAGCAAAAAAACTTTTTAGAAAGTTTAAAAGATGAATATAATATAAAGAAAATATATTATAGAACTTATGATATAGCTAAGCAGTCTAAGTTAAGTCAACATAATTTAGATAATAAATTGGCTTCTAATCTCTATGAGTTATTGGAAAATAAAAATTCTGATGTCATGTTAAATTGGAATATGAATATAGTAAACTCATATACTATCAATGTTTTAGAAAAAATTAAAAAATTAGAAAGTTTTATAATCTCTCCTGAAATAAATTTCTCTAAGATAAGAGAATTGGGAAAAACAAGATTAAAAAAAGCCTTATTAGTTTATTCAAAATTAAAGGGAATGACAATAGATGTTGATATAGCAGATAATAAAAATGAAGTTATCACTAATAAGGAGAATGATAAATTCAATATTATCAGAAATGAATATGGTACAGAAATATTTTTAGATAAGCCACTTAATATTATTAATATAATGGAAGATATCAAAAAATTAAATGTTGATATAGTAGTTTTAGAATTTACAACTGAAACTATTGAAGATATTAAAAAAGTATTAAAACAATTAAAAACAAGAAAAGGTGAATACAGAGAGTATAACTATAAAAGGGGGGTGTATTAA